The Candidatus Binataceae bacterium genome contains the following window.
CGCGTGACCAAAGGCCGCGGGAATCTTGCCGGTCTTGGTCTCTCCCTTTGCGCCCAGAAGTACGTGTGTTCGTAGCAATTCGAAAGCGGCGTTCCTTGAGGTGTTCATACGCCCATTTTGATTCCTGGCGGGAGTTTCCATTGGTCTGCGGAGAGCTCTCGGCCGATTTGTGAGAATTCCCAGTGATGGCCTTCCCGATCAGTCGCACGATAGTAGCGGCCTCCCCAGAAACCCTCCGCGATTTCGCTTATGATTCCGGCACCCGCCGCTTTCGCACGTGCGTAATGACGATCGACGTCATCAACGTAAACTTTTACGGACTGCGTTAGGTAGCC
Protein-coding sequences here:
- a CDS encoding VOC family protein; the encoded protein is MAQNESQPWQSPSVVPGVVYDDVPKAIEWLTRAFGFRERSEARLTGKGFVLTWMEIGDGLIGVSSTGGHDVHGPMSAGYLTQSVKVYVDDVDRHYARAKAAGAGIISEIAEGFWGGRYYRATDREGHHWEFSQIGRELSADQWKLPPGIKMGV